A single region of the Roseivivax sp. THAF197b genome encodes:
- a CDS encoding CAP domain-containing protein — MIRVTHLMAVLALGALAACGPPPPPAEPQLGPDGLPLPTLYRINAGDQNRIEIRMLDSVNALRAEAGVPQLQYNSALNAAAATHSRDMSVQNRPWHFGSDGSSPVDRVRRVGYSGELKGEAISETYETELQTLAAWMDDPATRGVILSPEARDMGFSWFQENNGKIWWTLITGGPESVDSAAPVLSSSGTLDAADTL, encoded by the coding sequence ATGATCCGCGTTACGCATCTGATGGCCGTTCTCGCGCTCGGCGCTTTGGCCGCTTGCGGGCCTCCGCCGCCGCCGGCCGAGCCGCAATTGGGTCCCGATGGACTGCCCTTGCCGACCCTGTACCGAATCAATGCAGGCGATCAGAACCGCATCGAGATCCGCATGCTCGACTCGGTCAACGCCCTGCGCGCAGAAGCAGGTGTGCCGCAATTGCAGTACAATTCGGCGCTGAATGCTGCCGCGGCCACTCATTCCCGCGATATGTCGGTGCAGAATCGCCCCTGGCATTTCGGCTCGGACGGCTCCTCGCCGGTCGATCGCGTGCGCCGCGTCGGCTATAGCGGCGAGCTGAAGGGCGAGGCGATCTCGGAAACCTACGAGACCGAGTTGCAGACCCTTGCCGCCTGGATGGACGACCCCGCAACACGCGGCGTGATCCTGTCGCCCGAGGCCCGCGATATGGGCTTTTCGTGGTTCCAGGAAAACAATGGCAAGATCTGGTGGACCCTGATCACCGGCGGCCCCGAGAGCGTGGACAGCGCGGCCCCGGTCCTGTCCTCCTCCGGTACGCTCGACGCGGCCGACACGCTCTGA
- a CDS encoding ABC transporter ATP-binding protein produces MFRFFENLVDPFAPYTEADHPPQRLWPFLWDYTRPFHKVFIWATLLSIIVAGVEVVLIWAMGWVVDILAKGPEQVWQEHGVALIALGFFILILRPLLQALDVLLLNNTMMPQLGTVVRWRAHKHVLRQSVGWFENDFAGRIANRIMQTPSAVNEAMFQIFDALTYSSAYIVGSLALLGIADPWLMVPLLIWLVLYATLMRWVVLRIRIASRNASNARSQLTGRVVDSYTNIHAIKMFAHHDRELDYAREAIEHTRETFQAEMRLYTIMDVALAVLNGLLIVGVTGLALWFWGIGIATVGTVAAAVALTLRINAMTGWIMWALTNFFQQLGIVQEGMETIAQPVTLVDDPKAKPLDLKAGEITLDGLTHHYGRGQGGLDRIDLTIAPGEKIGLVGRSGAGKSTLVKLLLRFYDAEGGRLLIDGQDIARVTQASLRAQIGMVQQDSALLHRSIRDNILYGRPDAGEEAMIAAAKQAQAHDFILDLEDSEGRRGYDAHVGERGVKLSGGQRQRIALARVILKDAPILVLDEATSALDSEVEAAIQDTLYGMMEGKTVIAIAHRLSTIAHMDRILVLDEGRIVEQGSHSALLQKGGLYAGFWTRQSGGFLSFDPDEEAAE; encoded by the coding sequence ATGTTCCGTTTTTTCGAGAATCTCGTCGATCCCTTTGCCCCCTACACCGAAGCGGATCATCCGCCGCAGCGGCTTTGGCCCTTCCTGTGGGATTATACCCGGCCGTTTCACAAGGTCTTCATCTGGGCGACGCTGCTTTCGATCATCGTGGCCGGCGTCGAGGTGGTGCTCATCTGGGCGATGGGCTGGGTGGTCGATATCCTTGCGAAAGGCCCGGAACAGGTCTGGCAGGAGCACGGCGTCGCCCTGATCGCGCTCGGGTTCTTCATCCTGATCCTGAGGCCGCTTCTGCAGGCGCTCGACGTGCTGCTCTTGAACAACACGATGATGCCGCAGCTTGGCACCGTGGTGCGCTGGCGCGCGCATAAACACGTCCTGCGCCAATCCGTGGGCTGGTTCGAGAACGATTTCGCGGGCCGGATCGCCAACCGCATCATGCAGACGCCCTCCGCCGTGAACGAGGCGATGTTCCAGATCTTCGACGCGCTGACTTATTCGAGTGCCTATATTGTCGGGTCGCTGGCCCTTCTGGGCATCGCCGATCCCTGGCTGATGGTGCCGCTTCTGATCTGGCTCGTACTCTATGCCACGCTGATGCGCTGGGTCGTGCTGCGCATCCGGATCGCCTCGCGCAACGCGTCGAATGCGCGCTCGCAGCTGACGGGCCGGGTGGTGGACAGCTACACCAACATCCACGCCATCAAGATGTTCGCGCATCACGACCGGGAACTCGACTACGCCCGCGAAGCCATCGAGCACACGCGCGAGACCTTCCAGGCCGAGATGCGGCTCTACACGATCATGGATGTGGCGCTTGCCGTGCTGAACGGTCTGCTGATCGTCGGGGTGACGGGGCTCGCGCTGTGGTTCTGGGGTATCGGCATCGCCACGGTGGGCACTGTCGCCGCCGCCGTCGCACTGACACTCCGGATCAACGCCATGACCGGCTGGATCATGTGGGCACTGACGAACTTCTTCCAGCAGCTCGGCATCGTGCAGGAAGGGATGGAGACCATCGCCCAGCCCGTTACCCTCGTGGATGATCCGAAGGCAAAGCCGCTGGACCTCAAGGCGGGCGAAATCACGCTCGACGGGCTCACGCATCATTACGGGCGCGGGCAGGGCGGTCTTGACCGCATCGACCTCACCATCGCGCCGGGCGAGAAGATCGGCCTCGTCGGGCGCTCGGGGGCTGGCAAGTCGACGCTCGTGAAGCTGCTGCTGCGCTTTTATGACGCCGAGGGCGGCCGCCTACTGATCGACGGTCAGGATATCGCGCGGGTGACGCAGGCGAGCCTGCGCGCCCAGATCGGCATGGTCCAGCAGGACAGCGCGCTTTTGCATCGTTCGATCCGGGACAACATCCTCTATGGACGCCCCGATGCGGGCGAAGAGGCCATGATCGCCGCCGCCAAACAGGCACAGGCGCATGATTTCATCCTCGATCTGGAGGATTCGGAGGGCCGTCGCGGCTATGACGCCCATGTGGGTGAGCGGGGTGTGAAGCTCTCGGGCGGGCAACGTCAGCGCATTGCGCTTGCGCGGGTCATCCTCAAGGACGCGCCCATCCTTGTTCTGGATGAGGCGACATCCGCGCTCGACAGCGAGGTTGAGGCCGCCATCCAGGACACGCTTTATGGCATGATGGAGGGCAAAACGGTGATCGCCATCGCCCACCGTCTGAGCACCATCGCCCATATGGACCGCATTCTCGTCCTCGACGAGGGCCGGATCGTGGAACAGGGCAGCCATTCCGCGCTTTTGCAGAAAGGCGGGCTATATGCCGGGTTCTGGACGCGCCAATCGGGCGGGTTCCTGAGTTTCGATCCGGATGAGGAGGCTGCGGAATGA
- a CDS encoding ABC transporter ATP-binding protein, whose protein sequence is MSDPYHRPFPWRRPTEWIDAFRPASGPPPRSIMAFFGWTLEGAWPVLGAAALLSIVAGVIEVFAALMLGQVVDAALASDAGTVFTAQAGVLIGALVFFVLARPVILGINTFFQSIVVQPNLLNLVLSRLHRYTLGQSVTFFDNDFAGRISQKEMQTSRALTDVVIESIHTVLFALASVIGAVLLLGTVDARIALGLMLWIVVYAVFIRAFMPRIRKRSKARAAARATVTGQVVDTITNIKTVKLFAHADHEDRAALNAMSAYRERALEFGWVSVTFRFWLMALAGLLPVLLVGGSLWYWSLGLVSAGDIAATGAVSLRLAQMTGWVSFTLMSLYSNLGEVEDGMRTLSPPHTLRDQPGATELEVHEGRVTLDNLTFRYGRDTGGIDHIDLKVAPGEKLGIVGASGAGKSTLVALLLRLYDAEEGEIRIDGQSIAGVTQESLRRKIGMVTQETAMFNRSALDNIRYGKPDASFDEVVAAARKAEAHDFITGMKDHNGREGYDAHLGERGVKLSGGQRQRIALARAILKDAPILILDEATSALDSEVEASIQDALTRVMEGKTVLAIAHRLSTISDMDRIVVLDDGRIAEEGTHEALLAKGGLYARYWERQSGGFEPRAAAE, encoded by the coding sequence ATGAGCGATCCATACCACCGGCCCTTCCCGTGGCGCAGGCCCACGGAATGGATCGATGCGTTCCGCCCGGCCTCTGGCCCACCGCCCCGCTCGATCATGGCGTTCTTCGGCTGGACGCTTGAAGGCGCGTGGCCCGTCCTCGGCGCCGCCGCGCTGCTGTCCATTGTGGCCGGGGTCATCGAGGTTTTCGCGGCGCTCATGCTGGGCCAGGTGGTCGACGCGGCGCTTGCCTCCGATGCGGGCACGGTCTTCACCGCGCAGGCCGGTGTCCTGATCGGCGCGCTGGTGTTTTTCGTGCTCGCCCGGCCCGTGATCCTTGGCATCAACACCTTCTTTCAGTCCATCGTGGTGCAGCCGAACCTTCTGAACCTCGTGCTGTCCCGGCTGCATCGGTATACGCTGGGCCAGTCGGTGACCTTCTTCGACAACGACTTTGCGGGCCGCATTTCCCAAAAGGAGATGCAGACGTCACGCGCCCTGACGGATGTGGTGATCGAATCCATTCACACGGTGCTTTTCGCTCTCGCTTCGGTCATCGGTGCGGTGCTTCTGCTCGGCACGGTCGATGCGCGCATCGCGCTGGGGCTGATGCTGTGGATCGTCGTCTATGCGGTCTTCATCCGGGCCTTCATGCCGCGCATCCGCAAACGCTCCAAGGCGCGGGCGGCGGCGCGGGCGACAGTCACGGGGCAGGTCGTTGACACGATCACCAATATCAAGACCGTGAAGCTGTTCGCCCATGCCGATCACGAGGATCGCGCGGCGCTGAACGCGATGAGCGCATACCGTGAACGCGCGCTGGAATTCGGCTGGGTGTCGGTGACGTTCCGCTTCTGGCTGATGGCGCTGGCCGGGCTGTTGCCCGTGCTGCTGGTCGGTGGCTCGCTGTGGTACTGGAGCCTCGGGCTCGTCTCCGCGGGCGATATCGCCGCGACGGGTGCCGTTTCGCTGCGGCTTGCGCAGATGACCGGCTGGGTCAGTTTCACGCTCATGTCGCTCTATTCCAACCTGGGCGAGGTCGAGGACGGCATGCGCACCCTGTCGCCGCCGCACACGCTGCGCGATCAGCCCGGTGCCACCGAGCTTGAGGTGCATGAAGGGCGCGTGACCCTCGACAATCTGACCTTCCGCTATGGGCGTGACACGGGCGGGATCGACCATATCGACCTGAAGGTCGCGCCCGGCGAGAAGCTCGGTATCGTCGGTGCGTCGGGGGCCGGAAAATCGACGCTCGTGGCGCTGCTTCTGCGGCTTTACGATGCCGAGGAGGGCGAGATTCGCATCGACGGGCAAAGCATCGCGGGCGTCACGCAGGAAAGCCTGCGCCGCAAGATAGGCATGGTCACGCAGGAAACCGCGATGTTCAATCGCTCCGCGCTCGACAATATCCGCTACGGCAAGCCCGATGCGAGTTTCGATGAGGTGGTGGCGGCAGCCAGGAAAGCCGAAGCGCATGACTTCATCACCGGCATGAAGGATCACAACGGGCGCGAAGGGTATGACGCGCATCTGGGTGAGCGGGGCGTGAAGCTTTCGGGCGGTCAGCGGCAACGCATCGCGCTGGCGCGCGCCATCCTCAAGGACGCGCCGATCCTCATTCTCGACGAGGCGACCTCGGCGCTCGACAGCGAGGTCGAAGCCTCGATCCAAGACGCGCTCACGCGGGTGATGGAGGGCAAGACCGTGCTCGCCATCGCGCACAGGCTGTCGACCATCTCGGACATGGACCGGATCGTGGTTCTGGACGACGGCCGCATCGCCGAGGAAGGCACGCATGAGGCGCTTCTGGCCAAGGGCGGGCTTTATGCGCGCTATTGGGAGCGGCAATCGGGCGGGTTCGAGCCGCGCGCGGCGGCGGAGTAG
- a CDS encoding class I SAM-dependent RNA methyltransferase, translating into MQPVIIERLGHLGDGIAPGPVYAPGTLPGEVLDGDIDNGYMPNPRIVTPSPDRVAPPCVHGKSCGGCQLQHASEAFTANWKTEIVRTALAAQGLETEFRPIVTSPPQTRRRASFSARRTKKGALAGFHKKRSDVIVPVPNCLLVHPDLAGALPLVEALAVLGGSRKGELSVLVTTTETGLDVSVTGGKPLDSELRASLADIARDYDLSRIAWGDEETLQRRPPVLHFGPAAVTPPPGAFLQATPEGEAALRDAVLEITKGAKRSADLFAGCGTFALPMAQHSEVLAIEGARAMTDALDHGWRMSRGLKAVTTQTRDLFRDPLIAEDMAKLDAVAIDPPRAGAEAQIAELAQAKPAKIAHVSCNPVTFARDAATLVRAGYDLDWLQVVDQFRWSTHIELVASFTLR; encoded by the coding sequence ATGCAACCTGTGATCATCGAACGGCTCGGACATCTTGGCGACGGCATCGCGCCGGGGCCGGTCTATGCGCCGGGTACGCTACCGGGCGAGGTGCTCGATGGCGATATCGACAATGGCTACATGCCGAACCCGCGCATCGTCACACCGTCGCCCGACCGGGTTGCGCCGCCCTGCGTGCATGGGAAAAGCTGTGGCGGCTGTCAGCTCCAGCACGCCTCCGAGGCGTTCACCGCCAACTGGAAGACCGAGATCGTGCGCACCGCGCTGGCAGCCCAGGGCCTCGAGACCGAGTTTCGTCCGATCGTGACCTCGCCACCGCAGACGCGGCGCCGCGCGAGTTTCTCGGCCCGGCGCACCAAGAAAGGCGCGTTGGCGGGCTTTCACAAGAAACGCTCCGACGTGATCGTGCCGGTGCCGAATTGCCTGCTGGTCCATCCCGACCTCGCGGGCGCCTTGCCGCTGGTGGAGGCGCTGGCCGTGCTGGGCGGCAGCCGCAAGGGCGAACTGTCGGTGCTGGTCACGACGACCGAGACCGGCCTTGATGTGTCGGTCACGGGCGGCAAACCGCTGGACAGCGAGCTGCGCGCGTCCCTCGCCGATATCGCGCGGGACTACGATCTTTCCCGTATCGCCTGGGGTGACGAGGAGACGCTGCAACGCCGCCCGCCGGTGCTGCATTTCGGCCCCGCGGCCGTGACGCCGCCGCCTGGCGCGTTCCTGCAGGCCACACCCGAGGGCGAGGCTGCCCTGCGCGATGCGGTTCTGGAAATCACCAAGGGGGCGAAGCGCAGCGCGGACCTGTTCGCGGGCTGCGGCACCTTTGCCTTGCCCATGGCGCAGCATTCCGAGGTTCTGGCCATCGAGGGCGCGCGCGCCATGACCGACGCGCTCGATCACGGCTGGCGGATGTCGCGCGGGCTGAAAGCGGTCACGACGCAGACCCGCGATCTCTTTCGTGACCCCCTGATCGCCGAAGACATGGCCAAGCTCGACGCCGTCGCCATCGACCCGCCTCGCGCGGGCGCCGAGGCGCAAATCGCGGAATTGGCACAAGCCAAGCCCGCCAAGATAGCTCATGTCTCCTGCAATCCGGTGACCTTCGCCCGTGATGCGGCCACGCTGGTGCGCGCGGGCTATGACCTCGACTGGCTGCAGGTGGTGGACCAATTCCGCTGGTCCACCCATATCGAGCTTGTCGCTTCCTTTACCCTTCGGTGA
- a CDS encoding L,D-transpeptidase, whose amino-acid sequence MKNPTKHRTSRRAFVLGGVATTLAAPALAQSVNGAGTTEVERDLSTVVRRNVSSFRTLDWQPYFSNLNNGAILVDIQSRALHYWSEDESVYKLYPTSVPLTEDLTRRGRTRVTLKDPEPDWRPTPSMKQRSPEWPDYVGPGPDNPLGTRALHLSWTYYRIHGTHDTRKIGRRSSNGCIGLYNQHIEELYEMANVGTQVLLI is encoded by the coding sequence ATGAAAAACCCTACGAAGCATCGCACCTCCCGCCGCGCCTTCGTTCTCGGCGGCGTCGCCACGACGCTGGCTGCCCCGGCCCTTGCCCAAAGCGTGAACGGCGCAGGCACCACCGAGGTGGAGCGCGACCTGTCCACCGTGGTTCGCCGCAACGTCTCGAGCTTCCGCACGCTCGACTGGCAGCCCTACTTCTCGAACCTGAACAACGGCGCCATCCTCGTCGATATCCAGAGCCGGGCGCTGCATTACTGGTCCGAGGACGAGTCGGTCTACAAGCTCTACCCGACCTCCGTGCCGCTGACCGAAGATCTGACGCGTCGCGGCCGGACCCGCGTCACGCTGAAGGATCCCGAGCCCGATTGGCGCCCCACGCCTTCGATGAAGCAGCGTAGTCCCGAATGGCCAGACTATGTCGGCCCCGGCCCGGACAACCCGCTTGGAACGCGCGCGCTGCATCTCAGCTGGACCTATTACCGGATCCACGGCACCCACGATACCCGCAAGATCGGTCGCCGTTCCTCCAATGGTTGTATCGGCCTTTATAACCAGCACATCGAAGAGCTTTACGAGATGGCCAATGTGGGCACGCAGGTGTTGCTAATTTGA
- a CDS encoding ion transporter has translation MSFRSRLSDILDRDVTRNAITGVILFNAFVLGLETSETIMAEAGTLIRALDIACLSIFVIEIIAKLIAHGGRFFRSGWNIFDFVIVGLSLVPGSQTLSVLRALRILRVLRVVSVMPRLRRVVEGFLTALPGMASVFLLMTLIFYIGAVMATKLFGMGCPPCTPEQAAQFEEWFGTLGRSAYSLFQIMTLESWSMGIVRPVMEVYPYAWAFFVPFILVTTFAVVNLVVGLIVNSMQDAHAEEANAATDSYRDQVLQRLEAIEARLTERESPPRDRP, from the coding sequence ATGTCCTTCCGTTCCCGCCTGTCCGACATCCTCGACCGTGATGTCACGCGCAACGCGATCACCGGCGTGATCCTGTTCAACGCCTTCGTTCTGGGGCTTGAGACGTCCGAGACGATCATGGCCGAGGCGGGCACGCTGATCCGTGCGCTCGACATTGCGTGCCTGTCGATCTTCGTGATCGAGATCATCGCGAAGCTCATCGCCCATGGCGGGCGGTTCTTCCGTTCGGGCTGGAACATCTTCGACTTCGTCATTGTCGGGCTGTCGCTCGTACCCGGCTCGCAGACACTGTCGGTGCTGCGGGCGCTCAGGATCCTGCGGGTCTTGCGCGTGGTCTCGGTGATGCCCCGTCTGCGCCGCGTGGTCGAAGGCTTTCTGACCGCGCTGCCGGGCATGGCGTCGGTCTTTCTGCTGATGACGCTGATCTTCTATATCGGGGCCGTCATGGCAACAAAGCTCTTCGGGATGGGCTGTCCGCCCTGCACGCCCGAACAGGCCGCCCAATTCGAGGAATGGTTTGGCACGCTCGGCCGGTCGGCCTATTCGCTATTCCAGATCATGACGCTCGAATCCTGGTCCATGGGCATCGTTCGCCCGGTGATGGAGGTCTATCCCTATGCCTGGGCGTTCTTCGTGCCGTTCATCCTGGTCACGACCTTCGCGGTGGTGAACCTTGTCGTGGGTCTCATCGTCAACTCGATGCAGGACGCCCATGCGGAGGAGGCCAATGCCGCCACCGACAGCTACCGCGATCAGGTGCTGCAACGGCTCGAAGCGATCGAAGCACGGCTCACCGAGCGGGAGTCACCGCCGCGTGATCGCCCGTAA
- a CDS encoding murein L,D-transpeptidase family protein — MTLIRLIGVCILAFGLQGCSSKFRTYSGPEVTQVIVDKSDRRMHLLHHSKVLKTYPVGLGFAPVGDKQIEGDGKTPEGVYTIDKRNPNSRFHLSLGISYPNERDIAEALALGESPGGDIFIHGGPPKGSKAHPRSDWTWGCIAVKNREMEDVYAMVKDGTPIVILP; from the coding sequence GTGACACTCATCAGGCTTATCGGCGTCTGCATCCTGGCTTTCGGGCTCCAGGGATGCAGCAGCAAATTCAGGACATATAGCGGTCCCGAGGTGACGCAGGTCATCGTGGACAAAAGCGACCGGCGGATGCATCTGCTGCATCACAGCAAGGTGCTGAAGACCTATCCGGTCGGGCTCGGCTTCGCGCCCGTGGGCGACAAGCAGATCGAAGGCGACGGGAAAACGCCCGAGGGCGTCTACACCATCGACAAGCGCAATCCGAATTCGCGGTTTCACCTGTCGCTCGGGATTTCCTACCCGAACGAGCGCGATATCGCGGAGGCGCTGGCGCTGGGCGAATCGCCGGGCGGCGACATCTTCATTCATGGCGGCCCGCCCAAGGGCAGCAAGGCACATCCCCGCTCCGACTGGACCTGGGGCTGCATCGCCGTGAAGAATCGCGAGATGGAAGACGTCTACGCCATGGTGAAGGATGGCACGCCCATCGTGATCCTGCCTTAA
- a CDS encoding ferrochelatase: MKKLALAAAIAAAGTSAMAGSYAKDDVVMEPVVIVEETEQQSSSAAIIVPLILLALVAAAVAHND; the protein is encoded by the coding sequence ATGAAGAAACTCGCACTCGCCGCCGCCATCGCCGCTGCTGGCACGTCCGCAATGGCCGGTTCCTACGCAAAAGACGACGTGGTCATGGAGCCCGTCGTGATCGTCGAAGAGACTGAGCAGCAGTCCTCCTCGGCAGCCATCATCGTTCCGCTGATCCTGCTCGCGCTCGTCGCAGCAGCTGTCGCGCACAACGACTGA
- a CDS encoding lipo-like protein encodes MDSILPKIGKRFAQWLAEQQREQDWSVPSDFALLRQTLRPGDVLLVEGQARVSTAIKYLTQSTWSHAALYTGPIPGRMDPDGTAHELVEAVVEAGCISVPLSKYRDYHTRICRPVGLNSEERQRVVDFMIGKIGLSYDLRNIFDLMRYFIPTPPVPVPWRRRMLSLGSGDPTRAICSSLIAQAFQSVQYPILPRIETLEGTHAAREILHIRHHSLFAPRDFDISPYFEIVKPHLARGFDHHAVEWADHPAANPSSPR; translated from the coding sequence GTGGACAGCATTCTTCCCAAGATCGGCAAGCGTTTCGCGCAATGGCTGGCTGAGCAGCAGCGCGAGCAGGATTGGTCTGTCCCGTCCGACTTCGCGCTTCTGCGCCAGACCCTGCGCCCCGGCGATGTCCTCTTGGTCGAGGGTCAGGCCCGCGTTTCCACCGCGATCAAGTACCTCACTCAATCCACCTGGTCACATGCCGCGCTGTATACCGGGCCCATCCCCGGACGCATGGATCCTGACGGCACCGCGCACGAGCTGGTGGAAGCGGTGGTCGAGGCGGGCTGCATCTCGGTGCCCCTGTCGAAATATCGCGATTACCACACGCGGATTTGCCGACCTGTCGGGCTGAACAGCGAGGAACGGCAGCGCGTTGTCGACTTCATGATCGGCAAGATTGGCCTGTCCTACGATCTGCGCAATATCTTCGATCTGATGCGCTACTTCATCCCGACCCCACCGGTCCCGGTGCCATGGCGGCGGCGCATGCTGTCCCTGGGATCAGGCGATCCGACGCGGGCGATCTGTTCGTCGCTCATCGCCCAGGCGTTCCAGTCCGTGCAATATCCGATCCTGCCACGGATCGAGACGCTGGAAGGCACGCATGCGGCGCGGGAAATCCTGCATATTCGCCATCACAGCCTGTTTGCGCCGCGGGACTTCGACATCTCGCCATATTTCGAGATCGTGAAACCGCACCTTGCGCGGGGCTTCGATCATCATGCCGTGGAATGGGCTGATCACCCGGCGGCGAATCCCTCTTCACCGCGGTGA